A single window of Rhodococcus jostii RHA1 DNA harbors:
- a CDS encoding aldo/keto reductase encodes MTDIGTTTLGDSLTVSDMGFGGMALTPVYGGVEPGKALATLHHAVDLGVSFLDTADVYGAGDNERLIAQLLRDRREEVTLATKFGIVGDPRKRSEGGASTRGDRAYVHESVDASLRRLGIDTIDLYYLHRPDPSVPIEDTVGAMAELVAAGKVRHLGLSEVTAGELASAHAVHPITAVQSEWSIWSRDVEARIVPAAAALGVGFVPYSPLGRGFLTGTVTGVDTLAPNDFRRTLPRFAEGTLQRNLGVVDAVNSVAGDLGARPAQVALAWLYAQGRAFGLPVVPIPGTRSAERMTENAGALDIELDAEQLAVLNSAGEHVEGARSEDLQWVSEGRDF; translated from the coding sequence ATGACCGACATCGGTACGACAACCCTGGGCGACTCGCTCACCGTCTCCGACATGGGTTTCGGAGGAATGGCTCTCACACCCGTCTACGGCGGGGTGGAACCGGGGAAGGCGCTCGCGACACTGCATCACGCGGTGGATCTCGGAGTGAGTTTCCTCGACACCGCCGACGTGTACGGGGCCGGCGACAACGAGCGGTTGATCGCGCAGTTGCTGAGGGACCGGCGCGAGGAAGTCACGCTGGCAACCAAGTTCGGGATTGTGGGGGATCCGAGGAAGCGGAGCGAGGGCGGCGCCTCGACCCGCGGCGACCGTGCCTACGTCCACGAGTCGGTGGACGCCAGCCTGCGCCGACTCGGCATCGACACGATCGACCTCTACTACCTGCACCGCCCCGACCCGTCGGTTCCGATCGAGGACACCGTCGGTGCGATGGCCGAACTGGTGGCGGCGGGCAAGGTGCGACATCTCGGACTGTCGGAGGTGACGGCCGGGGAGCTGGCGTCCGCGCACGCGGTGCATCCCATCACGGCAGTCCAGTCGGAATGGAGCATCTGGAGCCGCGACGTCGAGGCGCGGATCGTGCCGGCGGCGGCCGCACTGGGTGTCGGGTTCGTCCCCTACTCGCCACTCGGCCGGGGGTTCCTCACCGGGACCGTCACCGGCGTCGACACCTTGGCGCCCAACGACTTCCGACGGACTCTCCCCCGGTTCGCGGAGGGCACGCTGCAGCGGAACCTCGGCGTGGTGGATGCGGTGAATTCGGTCGCAGGCGACCTGGGGGCCAGGCCCGCACAGGTTGCGCTGGCGTGGCTCTACGCGCAAGGCCGCGCGTTCGGACTTCCGGTCGTACCCATCCCCGGAACCCGCAGTGCGGAACGAATGACGGAGAACGCCGGCGCTCTCGATATCGAACTCGATGCGGAGCAGCTGGCGGTACTGAACTCGGCCGGGGAACACGTGGAGGGTGCGCGTTCGGAGGATCTGCAGTGGGTGTCGGAGGGCCGCGACTTCTGA
- a CDS encoding MerR family transcriptional regulator, producing MATQLEQSPGTFASISEVAAITGLTQDTLRWYEREGMIPTIARGSDRRRRYSERDVRLIELLVKLRTTGMPTSDMQRFAVLLAGGAETHERRLALLLAHRERILAQQARLDDALAALDTKVDHYRALIAGTDEDPARQRRGEA from the coding sequence ATGGCCACCCAGTTGGAGCAGTCGCCCGGAACGTTCGCGAGTATCTCGGAGGTCGCGGCGATCACGGGTCTCACGCAGGACACCCTGCGCTGGTACGAGCGTGAGGGGATGATCCCGACGATCGCGCGCGGTTCGGACCGTCGCCGCCGCTACAGCGAGCGGGACGTGCGGCTGATCGAACTGCTGGTGAAGCTGCGGACGACGGGCATGCCGACCAGTGACATGCAGCGTTTCGCGGTGCTGCTGGCCGGGGGCGCCGAGACCCATGAGCGGCGGTTGGCGCTGCTGCTCGCGCATCGCGAACGCATCCTCGCCCAGCAGGCGAGGCTCGACGACGCCCTGGCCGCCCTCGACACCAAGGTCGATCACTACCGGGCCCTCATCGCAGGGACCGACGAGGACCCTGCCCGACAACGACGAGGAGAAGCATGA
- a CDS encoding purine-cytosine permease family protein encodes MAITEGTSSEATPAEREYGDRVLAVEPGGNEFIPHEVRHGTPRQLFWTWMSPNLEFATIFIGVLSVSVFGMTFWQATLGLVLGTGLGAAAHYVLSARGPLHGVPQMVLGRLGFGYRGNALPAAFMSIMCGVGWFATNSVSGAFALNTLTGLAPLPSLLVIVVIQTVFAFFGHNLVQAFERYAFPVLAVIFAITAVVVLAKSNPGAPAVEGGVGGMGGFLLTVGTAFGYAAGWTPYAADYTRYLPATVSRVRTGLFASAGLFVSCVALSVVGAASVTIGAPSSDNPTDAFTANLPSALANLTLLAIALGAVAANALNVYSGSMAFVTIGLKLPLKTQRAMVTLMFGVVGFLVAWWALADAAASYEAFLLIVAYWIGPWLGIMFADQYLRRGQRIDNLLYDRGYSNWGGLTAFVIALVGSVLLFSNQEKFVGYVVQAVPELGDITFFVGFVLAGALYFAINGARISRGQPIGAQGK; translated from the coding sequence ATGGCAATTACCGAGGGCACCAGCAGCGAGGCGACGCCTGCCGAACGCGAGTACGGCGACCGCGTCCTGGCCGTCGAACCGGGCGGAAACGAATTCATTCCGCACGAGGTCCGCCACGGAACTCCACGCCAACTCTTCTGGACGTGGATGTCGCCGAACCTCGAGTTCGCCACGATCTTCATCGGGGTCCTGTCCGTGTCGGTGTTCGGGATGACGTTCTGGCAGGCGACGCTCGGGCTCGTCCTCGGAACAGGACTCGGGGCGGCAGCGCACTACGTTCTGTCCGCGCGAGGTCCCTTGCACGGCGTTCCGCAGATGGTGCTCGGACGCCTCGGCTTCGGCTATCGGGGCAACGCCCTTCCGGCGGCGTTCATGTCGATCATGTGCGGCGTCGGCTGGTTCGCCACCAACAGTGTCAGCGGCGCGTTCGCGCTCAACACGCTGACCGGTCTGGCGCCCCTGCCGTCCCTGCTCGTGATCGTCGTCATCCAGACCGTGTTCGCGTTCTTCGGGCACAACCTGGTCCAGGCGTTCGAGCGTTACGCGTTCCCCGTGCTGGCCGTGATCTTCGCGATCACCGCAGTGGTGGTACTCGCGAAGTCGAACCCGGGCGCGCCGGCGGTCGAGGGTGGTGTCGGCGGAATGGGCGGGTTCCTCCTCACCGTTGGAACGGCGTTCGGCTATGCCGCCGGGTGGACGCCATACGCCGCCGACTACACGCGGTATCTGCCGGCCACCGTGTCGAGGGTCCGCACCGGGCTGTTCGCCTCGGCCGGACTGTTCGTCTCGTGCGTCGCACTGTCGGTGGTCGGTGCCGCCTCCGTGACGATCGGCGCACCGTCCTCCGACAACCCGACCGACGCGTTCACCGCGAATCTTCCCTCGGCACTGGCGAACCTGACGCTGCTCGCCATCGCGCTCGGGGCGGTCGCCGCCAACGCCCTCAACGTGTATTCCGGGTCGATGGCCTTCGTGACCATCGGACTGAAGTTGCCGCTGAAGACTCAGCGGGCGATGGTCACCCTGATGTTCGGAGTCGTCGGATTCCTCGTGGCGTGGTGGGCGCTCGCCGACGCCGCCGCGAGCTACGAGGCCTTCCTGCTCATCGTCGCCTACTGGATCGGACCGTGGCTGGGGATCATGTTCGCCGACCAGTACCTGCGCCGCGGGCAGCGGATCGACAACCTTCTGTACGACCGCGGGTACAGCAACTGGGGTGGTCTGACCGCGTTCGTGATCGCCCTCGTCGGATCCGTCCTGTTGTTTTCCAACCAGGAGAAGTTCGTCGGCTACGTGGTGCAGGCTGTACCCGAACTCGGCGACATCACGTTCTTCGTCGGCTTCGTGCTGGCCGGTGCGCTCTACTTCGCGATCAACGGTGCCAGGATCTCACGTGGCCAACCTATTGGCGCACAGGGCAAGTAG
- a CDS encoding PucR family transcriptional regulator: protein MSLTVRELLRNQFVSANPQVLAGKSQLGRAVRWVHSSEIYEISPLLSGDELLLTTGLGLSGVDPGTRRHYLREVGERNVAGVAIELGRTFDVVPGDMIEEAAALDLPLIALRTVVPFIELCQNANTEIISREVSALRTQNELSRVLEAELMAGNGVARLLERISETSGCPLIVTSGSGALVAAHGVDDDRAAWAAADAGTVTATIHSRDGAWGTLTAGPGSTMNSSVLRALLERSTASLGLALTYSGSLAGRPQRAAAALVSDLLDRSDVRQIDLTVRAAAAGFHPAPGNRVVAVAIDSPGSRIATRLLDSAAKLLGQPCLRAEVHASTFGLIAVPATVVDPVGTAVDCFQESLASNITDGVTVVVGDPCDFAPGDVGAALHTARSGLRLAMSARRSWLAGRVVTTTRELAPELALDRLPPDVRERMVATTIAPLVEWDRTHSSDLVRTLEVHLRHGCSATSSASALHLGRQSMYQRLERIRALLGYDPGSPSMYGSLLLALCANRLAT, encoded by the coding sequence ATGTCGTTGACCGTGCGCGAGTTGCTCCGGAACCAGTTCGTCAGCGCGAACCCGCAGGTTCTGGCCGGGAAGTCGCAGCTCGGCCGCGCGGTGCGCTGGGTGCATTCCAGTGAGATCTACGAGATAAGCCCGCTGCTGTCCGGCGACGAGTTGCTGCTGACCACCGGGCTGGGGTTGTCCGGTGTGGATCCCGGGACGCGCAGGCACTATCTCCGCGAGGTCGGGGAACGCAATGTCGCGGGCGTGGCGATCGAGCTGGGCCGGACGTTCGACGTCGTTCCTGGTGACATGATCGAAGAGGCGGCCGCCCTGGACCTACCGCTCATCGCGCTCCGGACGGTGGTCCCGTTCATCGAACTCTGCCAGAACGCCAACACCGAGATCATCTCCCGCGAGGTGTCGGCCCTGCGGACCCAGAACGAACTGTCCCGTGTGCTGGAAGCGGAGTTGATGGCAGGCAACGGGGTGGCCCGCTTGCTCGAGCGCATCAGCGAGACGAGCGGCTGCCCGCTGATCGTCACCAGCGGCAGCGGGGCACTGGTCGCGGCGCACGGCGTCGACGACGACCGCGCAGCCTGGGCGGCGGCCGACGCCGGAACCGTCACGGCCACCATCCATTCACGCGACGGCGCGTGGGGGACGTTGACGGCCGGCCCCGGTTCCACGATGAATTCTTCCGTGTTGCGTGCGCTGCTCGAACGATCGACGGCGTCCCTGGGGTTGGCACTGACCTACTCCGGCAGCCTCGCGGGACGTCCCCAGCGCGCCGCGGCCGCGTTGGTGTCGGACCTGCTGGACCGCAGCGACGTTCGGCAGATCGACCTCACGGTGCGAGCCGCCGCGGCGGGGTTCCATCCTGCACCGGGCAACCGGGTGGTCGCGGTCGCCATCGATTCCCCGGGTTCGCGCATCGCGACCCGGTTGCTGGATTCGGCCGCCAAACTGCTCGGGCAGCCGTGCCTGCGTGCGGAGGTGCACGCGAGCACGTTCGGCCTGATCGCGGTCCCCGCGACCGTGGTCGACCCGGTGGGGACCGCCGTCGACTGCTTTCAGGAATCGTTGGCGTCCAACATCACCGACGGGGTGACGGTGGTGGTCGGCGATCCGTGCGACTTCGCTCCCGGGGACGTCGGCGCCGCGCTGCACACCGCCCGCTCGGGACTGCGCCTCGCGATGTCTGCCCGGCGGTCGTGGTTGGCGGGGCGGGTGGTGACGACGACACGGGAACTCGCCCCCGAACTCGCGCTCGACCGGTTACCTCCCGACGTCCGGGAGCGGATGGTCGCGACAACCATTGCGCCGTTGGTGGAGTGGGATCGAACCCATTCGAGCGACCTGGTCCGCACCCTGGAGGTGCACCTTCGGCACGGGTGCAGCGCCACCAGTTCGGCGTCGGCGCTGCATCTCGGCCGGCAATCGATGTACCAGCGCCTCGAGCGTATCCGGGCGTTGCTCGGATACGACCCGGGTTCGCCGTCGATGTACGGTTCGCTGCTACTTGCCCTGTGCGCCAATAGGTTGGCCACGTGA
- a CDS encoding nucleoside deaminase: protein MSISVNSARMALDPEELLTVAIAEAELGKREGGIPIGAALFAGDGSLLGSGRNRRVQHADPSVHGETDAFRAAGRQRDYRSTIMVTTLSPCWYCSGLVRQFNIGAIVVGESVTFTGGHEWLRENGVDVTVLRDQHCIDLMTEFIENQPELWNEDTGVAE from the coding sequence ATGTCGATCTCTGTGAACTCTGCGCGGATGGCCCTCGACCCCGAGGAACTGCTGACCGTGGCGATCGCCGAAGCCGAACTCGGCAAACGCGAGGGCGGGATACCCATCGGGGCCGCACTCTTCGCCGGCGACGGATCCCTGCTGGGCAGCGGCCGCAACCGACGGGTCCAGCACGCCGATCCGTCCGTCCACGGTGAGACGGACGCGTTCCGGGCTGCCGGGCGCCAGCGCGACTACCGCTCGACGATCATGGTGACGACCCTGTCGCCGTGCTGGTACTGCAGCGGTCTGGTCCGGCAGTTCAACATCGGTGCGATCGTCGTGGGGGAGAGCGTCACGTTCACCGGCGGTCACGAATGGCTCCGTGAGAACGGCGTGGACGTGACCGTCCTGCGCGATCAGCACTGCATCGACCTCATGACCGAATTCATCGAGAACCAGCCCGAACTCTGGAACGAAGACACTGGAGTAGCCGAATGA
- a CDS encoding isopenicillin N synthase family dioxygenase has translation MTAIATVDIALWRAGGPSAAAVARDVDEGLQRAGFLLVRGHGVTRELAADVRAAARRFFALPEEVKARYSAIVGERGWIGPGMEANGYAEGTETPPDLKETFAIGAETRTGDPVVDDVWFKPNVWPTEVADLRALLTTYTEAMRRLSDDLLALFSAALALPANPFDGLADRPTWTCNINHYPPMSSVGEPEPGQFRIGPHTDFGTVTVLDREPGAGGLQVYTDEGGWADAPYDADALTVNIGDLLEYWSGKRWPSGRHRVLPPQADAPEEDLVSLIYFYELNHDAQVTPLEPPIGTVAGLGPVTSADFIKTRLDAITL, from the coding sequence ATGACCGCGATCGCCACCGTCGACATCGCCCTCTGGCGGGCGGGCGGGCCCTCCGCTGCGGCCGTCGCCAGGGACGTCGACGAGGGACTGCAGCGCGCCGGGTTCCTCCTCGTCCGCGGCCACGGAGTCACCCGCGAACTGGCCGCGGACGTACGGGCCGCGGCGCGCCGGTTCTTCGCACTCCCGGAAGAGGTGAAGGCGCGGTACTCGGCGATCGTGGGCGAGCGCGGCTGGATCGGGCCCGGGATGGAGGCCAACGGCTATGCCGAGGGCACCGAGACGCCTCCGGACCTCAAGGAGACGTTCGCCATCGGGGCCGAGACGCGTACCGGGGATCCCGTCGTCGACGACGTGTGGTTCAAGCCCAACGTGTGGCCCACCGAAGTGGCGGACCTGCGCGCCCTCCTCACCACCTACACCGAGGCGATGCGCCGGCTCTCCGACGACCTCCTCGCCCTGTTCTCGGCGGCACTCGCACTGCCCGCCAACCCCTTCGACGGACTCGCGGACCGCCCGACGTGGACGTGCAACATCAACCACTACCCGCCGATGTCCTCGGTGGGGGAGCCGGAGCCGGGCCAGTTCCGTATCGGGCCGCACACCGATTTCGGCACCGTCACCGTCCTGGACCGGGAACCCGGCGCAGGCGGACTCCAGGTGTACACCGACGAAGGCGGCTGGGCGGACGCGCCCTACGACGCCGACGCTCTCACCGTCAACATCGGCGACCTCCTCGAGTACTGGAGCGGCAAGCGCTGGCCGTCGGGCCGACACCGCGTGCTGCCGCCGCAGGCCGACGCCCCCGAAGAAGACCTGGTGTCGCTCATCTACTTCTACGAACTCAACCACGACGCGCAGGTGACACCTCTCGAGCCGCCGATCGGAACCGTCGCCGGGCTCGGGCCCGTCACGTCGGCGGACTTCATCAAGACCCGCCTCGACGCGATCACCTTGTAG
- a CDS encoding ABC-F family ATP-binding cassette domain-containing protein, whose product MAQSYLSLSDLTFTWPDGEPVFDGLDAVFGPGRTGVVGLNGSGKSTLLRLIAGRLHPDRGSVTARGEVAYLPQDITLDPTLKVDRILGIADLRAALHRIESGDGTPDDFDAATGRWDIEERAVSTLHRLGLERVLGSTSDLDRTVGTLSGGETVLLGLTAQLLKEPEVLLLDEPTNNLDSASRSKLYEVVQQFPGTLLVVSHDRDLLDLMNSVAELRGGEIRVFGGNFSAYQEIVEAEQEAARSAVRDARSDVQKQKRELVEARIKIDRRKRYGQKMFENKREPKIVMGLRKRQAQESAGKLRNNHIAKVDESRESLTEAESALRDDREVRIDLPATQVHSGQEVVSVRDVSLLSGQEVSLDVVGPERIALVGRNGVGKTTLLDAVVAAGPRVPFKALPQRLDVFDESLTVAENVAAAAPHASQEQIRAQLARFLFRGNDSDVLASALSGGERLRAALATILLAEPAPRLLLMDEPTNNLDLPSLAHLTQALRSYRGALIVVSHDRQFLHDIGVTRWLELTDEALRTRAAPTR is encoded by the coding sequence ATGGCCCAGTCATATCTGTCCCTGTCCGACCTCACGTTCACCTGGCCCGACGGCGAGCCGGTCTTCGACGGCCTCGACGCCGTCTTCGGCCCCGGACGCACCGGGGTGGTCGGTCTCAACGGTTCCGGTAAATCCACACTGCTCCGGCTGATCGCCGGGCGCCTGCACCCCGACCGCGGGTCGGTGACGGCGCGGGGCGAGGTGGCGTACCTGCCGCAGGACATCACGCTCGATCCCACGCTGAAGGTCGACCGGATCCTGGGCATCGCCGACCTCCGGGCGGCGTTGCACCGCATCGAGTCCGGCGACGGCACACCCGACGATTTCGATGCCGCGACCGGCCGTTGGGACATCGAGGAGCGGGCGGTCTCGACCCTGCACCGGCTCGGTCTCGAACGCGTGCTCGGCAGCACGTCCGACCTCGATCGCACCGTCGGCACCCTGTCCGGCGGTGAGACGGTGTTGCTCGGCCTCACCGCGCAACTGTTGAAGGAACCGGAGGTGCTGCTCCTCGACGAGCCCACCAACAACCTCGACAGCGCGTCCCGCAGCAAGCTCTACGAGGTGGTGCAACAGTTTCCGGGCACCCTGCTGGTGGTCAGCCACGACCGCGACCTGCTCGATCTCATGAATTCCGTCGCGGAGCTGCGTGGTGGTGAGATCCGCGTGTTCGGCGGGAACTTCAGCGCCTACCAGGAGATCGTCGAGGCGGAGCAGGAGGCCGCGCGGTCGGCGGTGCGCGATGCCCGCAGCGATGTGCAGAAGCAGAAGCGGGAACTCGTCGAGGCCCGCATCAAGATCGACCGTCGTAAGCGGTACGGGCAGAAGATGTTCGAGAACAAGCGCGAACCGAAGATCGTGATGGGGCTGCGGAAGCGTCAGGCGCAGGAATCCGCGGGAAAGCTGCGGAACAACCACATCGCGAAGGTCGACGAATCGCGGGAGTCGTTGACGGAAGCGGAGAGTGCCCTACGGGACGACAGGGAGGTGCGCATCGACCTCCCGGCCACGCAGGTGCACTCGGGCCAGGAGGTGGTCTCCGTCCGGGACGTGAGCCTGCTCAGCGGACAGGAGGTGTCGCTGGACGTCGTGGGCCCCGAGCGGATCGCCCTCGTCGGACGCAACGGTGTCGGCAAGACGACCCTCCTCGACGCCGTCGTGGCCGCGGGACCGCGGGTTCCGTTCAAGGCGCTGCCGCAGCGACTCGACGTGTTCGACGAATCGCTCACGGTCGCCGAGAACGTGGCCGCGGCGGCGCCTCACGCGTCGCAGGAACAGATCCGTGCCCAGCTGGCCCGGTTCCTGTTCCGGGGCAATGATTCCGACGTGCTCGCATCGGCATTGTCGGGTGGCGAACGGTTGCGGGCCGCGCTCGCGACCATCCTGCTGGCCGAACCCGCCCCGCGCCTGCTGCTGATGGACGAGCCGACGAACAACCTCGACCTGCCGAGCCTCGCCCACCTCACGCAGGCGCTCCGCAGCTACCGCGGCGCGTTGATCGTGGTCAGCCACGACCGGCAGTTCCTCCACGACATCGGCGTCACCCGGTGGCTGGAACTGACCGACGAGGCCCTTCGGACCCGTGCGGCGCCTACAAGGTGA
- a CDS encoding penicillin-binding transpeptidase domain-containing protein, with translation MIEFVRTSTVRHSPIRPTPTRKAAAGIAVLASVLSACGLFGPDQPDTVSQQFADALNSDDVQAAAELTTDPAAATAAITAMYDGLGNKDGTFTRTDVQESGDNGGTFTMDVSWPFAPGQEWKYSTTGNATKEGDDWKIVWDPAVLAPGLTDDTTVRYTTTTGAPPKVLAAGGAPILEQQVVTLVNLEPGADTAAVAALLSPIAPTITAASLQQDLAGAQGQPVTAISLRAEDLAPIEPQLRQLAGVTLAPQTRLLSTDKALASPTLAGLGDLWQEGQDASAGWAVQLVGQDGAAKSIAGEQGPDAPDIATTLDLPMQMAAERALADVPQQAAIVALRPSTGEVLAVAQNAPADALGPIALTGLYPPGSTFKTVTTSAALQAGAATPDTVLPCPGTENIEGRQIPNDDEFDLGAVPLHTAFARSCNTTMGRLAVGLPPDALQQAALQFGLGVDYVTPGLTTVTGNVPVADSPAARVESGIGQGQVTATPFGMAMVAASIANGSTPSPMIVQGQPGTADKTAPTVPANVTSDLRTMMRETVTGGTATALQDIPGLLGKTGTAESGNGPAHGWFVGIKDDLAFAVFIATGDSSAPAVQAAGRFLR, from the coding sequence ATGATCGAGTTCGTGCGCACCTCAACCGTTCGTCACAGCCCCATCCGTCCCACCCCCACCCGGAAGGCAGCGGCCGGAATCGCCGTCCTCGCGTCCGTGCTCTCCGCCTGCGGACTCTTCGGGCCGGACCAGCCCGACACCGTCTCGCAGCAGTTCGCCGACGCCCTCAACAGCGACGACGTGCAGGCCGCCGCCGAACTCACCACCGATCCGGCCGCCGCAACCGCCGCGATCACGGCGATGTACGACGGGCTCGGAAACAAGGACGGAACGTTCACCCGCACCGACGTGCAGGAGTCGGGTGACAACGGCGGCACGTTCACGATGGACGTGTCGTGGCCGTTCGCCCCGGGGCAGGAGTGGAAGTACAGCACCACCGGCAACGCCACCAAGGAAGGCGACGACTGGAAGATCGTCTGGGACCCGGCCGTCCTCGCACCCGGCCTCACCGACGACACCACCGTCCGGTACACCACCACGACCGGGGCGCCGCCGAAAGTCCTCGCCGCGGGTGGGGCGCCGATCCTCGAGCAACAAGTCGTGACGCTCGTCAACCTCGAACCAGGTGCGGACACCGCGGCGGTGGCCGCGTTGCTCTCGCCCATCGCCCCGACGATCACCGCCGCCTCGCTCCAGCAGGATCTGGCCGGTGCCCAAGGTCAGCCGGTCACGGCCATCTCGCTGCGCGCCGAGGACCTGGCGCCCATCGAACCGCAGTTGCGGCAACTCGCCGGAGTGACACTGGCCCCGCAGACCAGACTGCTCAGCACCGACAAGGCGCTGGCCTCACCCACCCTGGCGGGCCTCGGCGACCTGTGGCAGGAGGGACAGGACGCCTCCGCCGGCTGGGCGGTGCAGCTGGTCGGCCAGGACGGCGCGGCGAAGAGCATCGCCGGCGAGCAGGGACCCGACGCCCCCGACATCGCGACGACCCTCGACCTCCCGATGCAGATGGCTGCCGAGCGGGCGCTCGCCGACGTGCCGCAGCAGGCCGCGATCGTCGCCCTGCGACCCTCCACCGGGGAGGTGCTGGCGGTCGCGCAGAACGCGCCGGCCGACGCACTCGGGCCGATCGCGCTGACCGGCCTCTACCCGCCGGGATCCACTTTCAAGACGGTGACGACGTCCGCGGCACTGCAGGCCGGTGCCGCCACGCCGGACACCGTCCTGCCCTGCCCCGGCACCGAGAACATCGAAGGCAGGCAGATCCCCAACGACGACGAATTCGACCTGGGCGCGGTCCCGCTGCACACCGCCTTCGCGCGGTCGTGCAACACCACCATGGGACGGCTGGCGGTCGGCTTGCCGCCCGACGCCCTGCAGCAGGCCGCGCTGCAGTTCGGGCTCGGCGTCGACTACGTGACGCCCGGGCTGACGACCGTGACCGGCAACGTGCCCGTCGCCGACAGTCCGGCGGCCCGCGTCGAGTCCGGGATCGGGCAGGGGCAGGTGACCGCGACGCCGTTCGGGATGGCCATGGTGGCCGCCTCCATCGCGAACGGTTCGACGCCGTCGCCTATGATCGTGCAAGGCCAACCGGGTACAGCCGACAAGACGGCGCCCACCGTGCCTGCGAACGTCACCTCCGACCTCCGGACGATGATGCGTGAAACTGTGACGGGCGGTACCGCTACTGCGCTGCAGGACATTCCGGGACTGCTCGGCAAAACGGGGACGGCCGAGTCGGGAAATGGACCCGCGCACGGCTGGTTCGTCGGAATCAAGGACGACCTAGCATTTGCCGTATTTATAGCAACAGGTGACAGTTCGGCCCCTGCTGTGCAGGCTGCGGGGCGTTTTCTTCGATAA